A window of Hypomesus transpacificus isolate Combined female chromosome 7, fHypTra1, whole genome shotgun sequence genomic DNA:
aagtcaatgggcggatgcccaggtgcacaaaattctaagccttcaaaacctaagtccattttgaatggaagtcaatgggcggatgcccaggtgcacaaaattctaagccttcaaaacctaagtccattttaaatgaaagtcaatgggcggatgcccaggtgcacaaaattctaagccttcaaaacctaagtccattttgaatggaagtcaatgggcggatgcccaggtgcacaaaattctaagccttcaaaacctaagtccattttgaatggaagtcaatgggcggatgcccatgtgcacaaaattctaagccttcaaaacctaagtccattttgaatggaagtcaatgggcggatgcccaggtgcacaaaattctaagccttcaaaacctaagtccattttgaatggaagtcaatgggcggatgcccaggtgcacaaaattctaagccttcaaaacctaagtccattttgaatggaagtcaatgggcggatgcccaggtgcacaaaattctaagccttcaaaacctaagtccattttgaatggaagtcaatgggcggatgcccaggtgcacaaaattctaagccttcaaaacctaagtccattttgaatggaagtcaatgggcggatgcccaggtgcacaaaattctaagccttcaaaacctaagtccattttgaatggaagtcaatgggcggatgcccaggtgcacaaaattctaagccttcaaaacctaagtccattttgaatggaagtcaattggatgaccaggggcacatatttcttaaagttgcatttaatgggttttaacacagggggtgggcttaatagtgggtgcacagggccccccggtgaatgggtgatgggggacaccccccccggaggtgtgcagtccccccttggagagggggtccccggggaggccgggagggtgtgggggggtccccttggatcccaaaagtgggcgtgcagggtgcggccggagtgggggtcccttgggagcccggggatgggtgcccggggacgtcccggagtggtggtcccctgggaggccggggatgaccgtgtgagggtgcgctggaggtgtggaaaggtgaaaaagggtaaaattcgccgtttctcgcccgagcgtgggatttggctggggacacttttataattcaagttggaggctggggcagcgggtagtgtgttttttctccccggaaaaggtgtacttttttcgggggagacgtttgaaatattcgtgggcctcccgttttcgttctgccccatggatttgaacggggacaattttcccatataagttagaggcgggggcagcgtgcactgtggtcatttcacccggaaaacgtgttcccgactcggtagaagcgtttgaaatcttgtttcgttccgtgcgtttccagcgcgcgtgcacgcccgggggtctctcatgggccttcttcccccggtccatacctatccaaaaagtcttcccccgagtctctgagtgcccgcaaagtggagatgcctccacacgagtctcaaattccttccacttttgccgactgaaagtgtgcttgactttttgaatgctttggaggtgtaaaattcacagttattcacccgaacgtgggatttggctggggacacttttaaaattcaagttagacccgggggtagcgtggagagtgtttatcttccccggaaaaggtgtacttttttcgggggagacgtttgaaatattcgtcggcctcccgtgtccgttgtgtcccatggatctcgacggggacaattttcccatttaagttagaggcgggggcagcggggaatttgttttctttccccggaaaaggtgtacttttttcgggggagacgtttggaatattcgtcggcctcccgtgtccgttgtgtcccatggatctcgacggggacaattttcccatttaagttagaggcgggggcagcgtgcactgtggttatttcacccggaaaacgtgttcccatttcggtagaagcgtttgaaatcttgtttcgttccgtgcgtctcccacgcgcgtgcacgcccgggggtctctcctcggccttcttcccccggtccatacctatccaaaaagtcttcccccgagtctctgagtgcccgcaaagtggagatgcctctacacaagtctcaattccttccacttttgcagactgaaagtgtgcttgacttattgaatgctggcaagataataaattcacagttattcaacggaacatgggatttggctggggactcttttattattccagttagacccgggggcacggaggggagtgtttattttcccctgaaaaggtgtacttatttcaggggagacgtttgaagttttgtttcggttcctgtgtcgcgcacgcgcacgtgcgcaaaagttgcacaccggggtNNNNNNNNNNNNNNNNNNNNNNNNNNNNNNNNNNNNNNNNNNNNNNNNNNNNNNNNNNNNNNNNNNNNNNNNNNNNNNNNNNNNNNNNNNNNNNNNNNNNgtgtgtgtctgtgtctgtgtctgtgtctgtgtctgtgtctgtgtgtgtgtgtgtgtgtgtctgtgtctgtgtgtgtctgtgtctgtgtgtgtctgtgtgtgtgtgtgtgtctgtgtgtgtctgtgtctctgtctgtgtgtgtgtgtctgtgtgtgtgtgtctgtgtgtgtgtgtgtgtctgtgtctgtgtctgtgtgtgtgtgtgtgtgtctgtgtaagggCTTATGTGGGTGACGGCAAGTAACTACCAAGTGTGTTTGTGATCAAGAGATAGGAGTGGATCTgttttgtgcgtgtgtaaatgtttgtgtcttgtgtgtctgtgtgtgtatgtgtgtgtgaatgtgtgtgtcagtgtgtgtgtgtgtgtgtgtgtgtgtgacgggaaGCTGATGTGGTGTGACGGGAGTCACATGTGTCAGTGGATCTTCCTGTAATGGGAAGCTCTTCTCACTGGATGGCATTCAGGGTTATTAGGCTTCCTCCTTCACCAGCTGTGActccttgtgagtgtgtgtgtgcgtgtgtgtgtgtgtgtgcatactgttCACTCTGCATGTCGTACACTGCACATACAGACAGCCCGATGGGAAATCTCTCGTGACCCAACAGAGAGTTTCCAAGTCCCAGTCTCAGCTGCAATCACAGCCACAGCTCCCTGCCTGACCTCCAGGAGTGGGTCTCTGACCTCCATGACCTCTGAGTCCAGCTCATCAGATTCAGTTTCACATGATTAGGAGGGCAGCACGTAGGCTGCTGTGTTGCTGGGGGCTCACTGCACACAGTCATGTTGTATGTGCAGATCAGAAACATACGGATGATTAGAAGGTAGTGTCCTAGCTCTGGTCAGAACAGTGTGacctatatacagtatatatactgtCAACCATCCTAATCTCTACAGTGgtgtgatctctctctctactaatCCACACAAACCAGGCTGGGATCaaaccagctagccagccagttaGCCAGCAAACCAACCAGCCTACCAGTCAGCAAAGTATCCAGCCAGCAAGATCGACTCCTGTGTGGTCCTACTGTACCAGCCTGCTCAGTGTAAATGAAGAGTGTTTACTGATGAGAGCCTGTGGAACAGGTTCCTCCTCCTGTGAGGAGAGCTTGGTGTTCTCAACAGTCACAGGTCACACAAACTAATTACTCCCCCCGTCACTCATCCTGCTTTGCTCTTTTCTGGCAGAAGACACATTTGAAATTGGGGCGAGCCAAACCCCCTCTCTGTTCTTTTTAGCCCCCTGCTgggcaccccctccctcccccccttcccccaccaccaccttacTGTAACATCACAAGACAGTCAAATGATTTTGGCGGAGCAGGTTAATAGAGATGATATCTCCTTCTCGGCTCCTGTCTGTCACTTCACACACTGTGGGATCAAACAACGCGGGACTTTGCTGCAGTTCTGGTCTAAATCCCGtgcgggagagggggagaggaacccCTTTAGCAAGCACGGCCAAGAGACACTCCCTGCTGAGACTGtttttgttgttaattttgatGTTGATATTTGATGTTGATATTTctttgctgtgtgtgcatgtgatgctgtgtgtgtgtgtgtgtgatacgtgtgtgtgtgtgtgtgtgtctaggaggTGGAGCTACTCAGGCTCAACAGCCAGGAGAAGTTGGGTCTGACCTTGTGCTACAGgactgatgatgaggaggacacAGCCATCTACGTTagccaggtgagacacacagctCTGAGCATCTGAGGATTTCATGTACACTCCCAATTGTGCAGAAAAAGATCAATGTATTGAAAATGCATTAAGCACTCATTTATAACAATGAGTCAACAAAGtattctctttttcttcttggAAAAGGCAGGCAGAGGTGGTTTTGGAACCAGTGATCTGTAGTGTTCAGCAGTCCTGGCTCAGCAGGGTGGGGTGTCTTCTTGGTCTGATGACAGACAGTTGAAGTAATGCTGGTGCTGGTGACCACATTCAGTCACATTAGTGCTGTCACTCACTTGGGTCTATGTTTAGCAGGACTGATACCTTGGTGCAGATCCCCTGCTGAGACTCTTTCCCTAACCCCCACTGCCTAACTCTAGgacacctccctccccagtctctcttaccccccccccccacacacacacacacacacactgggggcTGAGACAGCACGGCTGACAAATCAAACATGGGACCCCACTGTTCCATTAGCTTTCTTCTAAGATGTAATTAAAAGATAATGTGAAGCCCCTTTTGGATAGGGATGGAGTAAGTCTAACTGAATTAGGAGAGGGTTAAGAACGGGGACTGTTTGGGAGTCGAACGCGGGCGGAGAGTAAACAGagcatggaggaagaggaagtcaaGGCTGAAATATGATTCCCTATCCTTCCAGTCCTCCCTATGTTCCTTCAGCTCCGACGTCTTTTTAATTGAGGATTTTAATGAGTCCACAGTGAAACCCTCCTCATGTCCTGTGGAGTGTAAAATGACACATTTACCCATCAGACGAGTGTCAAAcatagagacaaagaggagaggatTCTTTACGCATCTCGCTACTTTAACTGAGAAAATCTCCTTCAGACACATCAGTCACCACCAGGCTCTCAGATCAGAATCAGATCCAGAATCAGATCCAGAATCAGATTAGAAtcagatcagaatcagaatttggtttctTCGCCATGTAACTCGCACAGCAAGAAGGTCTAGTATAGGAGTCGTGACTCGGAACCTGCTGGTTCTGTTCTGTCTGCCCATTGGTACAGGCTCTTACACTAGATTGGAGCCCAACTAGCCCAGCACATGCAGTACCAACACCAGGTACCCTAACCCCCTCACCAGATGGAAGCCACCACCTCACATCTATTTCTGTACCTCGGAAAAAGCATGGAAATGCTAATCAGCTTCGTTAATATGTatttatggatgtgtgtgtttgtatgtgcgtgcgtgagtTAGTGAAGCTCACatacttggggggggggggttctataCAGTACATGGTTCTATACAGTACATGGTTCTATTCAGTACATGGCTCTGTACATTAGAGATGTGTGGGGTTGTGTTGGAGCCTATGCAGTAGTACTCCTCCTTGGGAAAACAGTGATGTTAGAGAGAGAAATGCATGATTGCGTTCAGGTCagaactgtctgtgtgtgtggcttaatCTGGTGTGACAGTTTATAAGACTCAGTTTTTCCCCTTTCCCTGACTCCTCCGAATTGTTGTGATATTCTTCGGTCTGATGACAGCACCTGAATACATTTTGTTGATTGTGGGGGAAATATcatagcctggggggggggaaaggcttGCCAATCATCACAAATAATAATTCATTACACGCTCACTGGAAATGAAACAGAATGGAGAAAACCAATAAATGTTTCAACAcaatcattcttttttttgtctttgctCATGAAAGCTCAAGGCTGCCGGCTGGGAGATAGCTGGCTGTTTGTTGACAATAGAACATCAAAGTGTCATCCGAGTGGGCAGAGAGTCATCATGATGCCAACTGACAGGAGGGTTCGAACAGAATCAATCACGCTGTCAGAGCTCACACACTGCATCGCCTTGTTGTCGTTCAGTTAAACAGCCTCACGACGGCTGAACGTTTGCAGCGCTCTGAAAGCAATATAGTCACATTAAGAGCAGGGTCCCAgatgagggagagcgagggagaggtggCGTGGAGGAGAATCTATTGTTTCTCCAGATAAGAGCGGCCGTGCCTCTGTTATCTACCTGCTGCCATCTGTACTGgagtctgtcttcctgtgtgtaggTGGGAGCCAACAGCATCGCTGGCAGAGACGGACGGATccgggagggagacaggatctTACAGGTGGGTAGTGGGAGGCCCCTCTCTGATGTGCCAGAAGCTTCTTTCAGTCTCAGTCTCCAGCCCAGCCTCTGTAGAAGCTGCAGCTCCACTGCCAGagtttgtggtttgtgtgtgcagtgtggtcTGTGTacggtgtggtttgtgtgtgtgtggtgtgtgtggtgtgtgtggtgtgggtggtgtgtgtgtggtgtgtgtgtgtgtgtggaagtggaaggagggggggatagAGCCCAGCATTACTGCTGCCCCTATTATCTTCCGTGTGACAGCCCCATTactctgctggaggagagatgaacgccagctgtcagacagcagttaattgtgtgttgtgtgtctatgtctgtgtatgtgtgtgtggatgtgtgtgtacgtgtgtgtgtgctcctcagTCTTCCATTGATGAACACTCAGCCCCTCAGTTCGCTGTAACGGATGTACAgtaaaccagtgtgtgtgtgcatgtatgcgtTTGTATCcgtggtgtgtgtctctgcggtGCGTGTCTATGCAGCACGTGTCCATCTTGTTGTCTGTATGTACATACGTGGATGTGTAATTGAGCGTAGATCCGATCGCTGTGTCTCATCGCTTCCCTCAGAGTGATGTGTAAACAGTTCCCCATCATGGTGTGTGTCGTGTCAGATAAACGGCTGTGAcgtgcaggacagagaggaggcggTGGCTCTGCTGAGCAGAGAAGACACCATGAGCATCATGCTACTGCTCACCAGGCCAGAGACACAGGTAGGAGGACATGCCAGAGGTCACACAcctgaccaacacacacacactcatacacagtacagacacacacacacacacgccacacagaccagcacgcctacacacacgcacgcactgaggcacacatgcacacccacgtGCACTGAGAGCGGGTCCTCTGGGTCCTGGGGGGCAGATGGAGGAGGTGTGGCTGGACCAGGAGCACAGGGACTtcctggaggagctgaagatGGAGATCCTTCAGGatcagaggagaggggtgagaggccaACCATGATCAAACCAAAACACAACGTTTGGTCAAGTTTATTTACTTCATAAGTGTATGTATCTTTctgatttctttctttctaactcttcctctttctccaacACTCTTCCCAGCTccgggatggagaggaggtggaggaggacacgACCGACACAGCCACCTGCTCCTCGCTCCTCCAGGAGAAGGACAGTGGTCTGGGTCGCCTGGAGGACAGCTCTGAGCAGGAGCTCCAGCTTGCCCAGGTCTGCAGGCGGCCTGCCCAGGGCCTGAGGGCCCGGACGCGGAAAGAACATGGGCAGGGCGGTCGGGAGGAGACCCAGGGTGGCCACTCCTTCACCACAGCCCAGGGGAGGGACAGCGAATTGGGGAGACATGGGGGCGGGCTTGGGGTGGAGTGTGACCGTTTCCAGCAGCTCCTGGAGCTCAAGTGTCAGATCGGGAACAGCGGGGAGTGTGGCCTGTTCTACAGTAGACGCAGCACCATCGAGTGTAGCGTGACCGagccgagaggaggaggagcaggggtggAGCAGGAGCTGAGGATGCTGAACGAGGAGCTGAGGAGCATTGAGCTGGAGTGCCAGAGCATCATGCAGGCCCACCAGCTCCGTCAGACCCAGAAGGACCCcccgtcctctccctccctctccccaggaaGGAGCCCCAGAGACGGGCTGCGGTGCCACGGTCGGCTGGCTGACATCCGGGAGCAGCCTGGTCTGGAGAAGGGCGACAGTGACAGGGTCAGGGACAAGGACAGCTCCAGCGCCTACCACACGGCCGACAGCGCCCGCTCCACGCCCCTGGGGGTGGAGATGTCCCCCAACCACTCCCTCCAGAGACACATCAGTCTGACCAATCAGAGGAACCTTCGCAGTACCCTGGCTCCCGCCCACACCCCGTCCCACCCCAGGCTAGACCCCTCCCCCGTCATCTCCAGCAGTCCGGACCAGagcaacccctccccctcagagtcAGACCCCGCCATGCCCGCGGACGACGAGCGCTGTGACAGGAAGGGGCGGAGCCGCGGGGGTCAGAGGGCGCCTCCCTACGCGTCGCCCTATCACACGGCCCCGCATCCCGGAGCCGCCTCACACAACAAGCAGCTACAGGTGGGTTTTGCCGCACGGCAGGTAACAACAGCTCCGAGCGGGTTATCAGTTGCGATTTCCAGAATATTCCACTGCGCTTAGTCTGGTCTCCTCCGTTACAGCAACActgtcctctttgtctctccctctgcagtCCTACATGCAGCTGCTCCAGCAGAGCTCGTCCCTGGACTACTCCCAGAGCCAGGTGAGTCTGCTCAGCCTGGGGGTGTGCCCAGCACCCCTGCACCGCCCTCCCCGCCCTGGGGAGCCCCGACTGGAGTGGAGGGTCAAAGTGCGCGCCGACGGCTCCCGCTACGTGGCCCGCAGGCCGGCGAGGGACCGCATCCTGAGGGAGAGGGCGCTGCGcatcagggaggagaggagcgggggCATGACCACGGACGACGACGCCATGAGCGAGATGAAGATGGGGCGCTACTGgagcaaggaggagaggaagcagcAGCTGGCTCGagcgagggagcagaggaggaggcgggagcTGCTGCAGCGCAGCCTGAGGGAGGGCCCGGCCAGTGGGGcggagggcaggaaggaggtgAACATCGTGGAGCTGAGCCACAagaagatgatgaagaggaggcaCCGGAAGATCCTGGACAGCTGGATGACCATCCAGGAACTGATGAGTCACGGGGCTCGAAGCCCCGCCCCCGAGGGGGCCCGTGTCCACaacaacttcctgtctgtcaccaCGGTCTAGGCATGTCTGctcatgaacaaacacacaccaacgtaTACAGATTGTGTTTCCTGGACAGTCGATCACATGTTCAAGACAATGAAAAGGGTCTGTCTTCATGTTGGTCTGTAAAGCTTGATTATAGAGAACTGTGTTTgattctctcttcccctcagtCGCTCTCTCATCGCCAGCTTAGCGGTACATGATGTATTTCGCCTCAATGTGGCGTTTTTTACGAAGGGAAAACAATATttttcacactttcacacaaGCTTTGTgacattttgtaatgtttttttacATTGGGTGTggatgtaatgtaaatgtttttgtaaCTGCTTGTCTTAAGATTACTTGACCAAGTCTACGTTTCCTTTTGATAACACGACTTTGTAAACTAcatcaggatgatgatgaagcCAGAATTGTAGTACGTGCATCCAGTTTCTATCTCGACAAAGAGATgagtctctctgttctcctttctctctgtcagcaCGGCCAATAAGAGAGTGTAGACACAACAACCAGTATCCAGTCTGGCCATGTtactttctgcctctctctgtctcattaaACTAGGTTGTGCTTTCAGCGTGAGTTTTCCTGGAAGCTTCAGAAAATGTGTCTGAGAATGTGTTACTGGATCCAGGCGGCTGAAACCCTACAAGGTGTGTCTGGTGCAGTTCTCTGCTCCCTGAGACACTTCACTCTTCAACAGTCTTACCTCAAAACACAGAATATCAGTTACAGCAGTCCGATCTGAAACGTTTTACGTATTTGTACAGTTTCAAAGCGTTTTTAATTTATTGAAAATGTATGACAAAAAATGATTCGGGATGATATGTTCCAAAAGATATTGCCTTGACATCTCTGAATTGCCAAAATGCAACAAGTTACTGTCTATAAGGTACTACAtgtatatttgtcttttttcttcAAAACGGTGCTTGCTTCTGTCCAGTTTCCTCCACTGTGAGAAGCCTTCCCACCCGGCCTCACtctgagacagacaggacagtatgAAGTTGCTGAACCGCTGGTTCACGTATGCGGATTGTCATAACCATGCAAAAGAAACGTTCATAAATTACTGTTGGTATTCATATTCAAGAAACAGGAATGTTGAATACTTTAAGTTTGATTGCAACATACTGTATGGAGAGTGATTAGTCAGACACGGCTAGTCAGTACAGCTTCCCCTATTCATTTACGACATTCACAAGTTTGCAAGACCAAGTGAGAGACTGTTTGGGAGCGGAATGGCTTGTGTGagtgggctggggggaggctcCATTTAGCAACAGGCAACATCAAAGTCAGTCATACCACTAATTCAAAGTATAAGAAGCCATTGAGACCCAGTCTCCCTGTCAATCCACCCCCTGTCCACCCTCGAGTGAACGAGTGGGGGAATTAATGAGAGGTAAATCAAACGCGCCTCTAAAACACAAGGCCATTGCGCTTGTCATTACCTCAGGTGAGAACAGGACCCTCTGAttctgacttcctgtttgaaatcccccccccccccccccccccccacacacccctccacccccaccgcagctagtctgtctgtcaggaaaaGGGGAACAGAGGATTTATGAAAGATTAATTCCAGTGTGCACACCACAGATAATTGACTATCTGCATATGTATCTGTCACAGGGCTATGGACCAGCAGACCAGTCACACATATCTACCATGCTCCTATGAGCTCAAGGTTTGATAACAGACCCTGAGGAAAGCCAAACATTAGAAAATAGCATAACAAAGCTTCATCCACAAACTATCAGCAGTTGTATATCCAGGCTGTGAAGATGAATTAGGCATGTGGAGTCCTCGCTCATCTCCCAGCTCCTACAGATCCGGCTCATTCCCATTCCCTCTGCGGAGCAGGCCTGCGTATCTGCCTGCTTCCCTCCAGCCCCTTTAATCTGACTCCTCTTTGAAGCAGCGGAACATTCAGGTGTTCCACCCACAGCTCAGAGGAGGCACAGAGAACCGTGCCTGGCTAGGCTCtgtggaactgtgtgtgtgtgtgtgttctgggtgtgtgttccgtccgtgtgtttgtgtgtctgtcctgtgtgAATGTTcagtctgtgtttctgtatgtgtgcgtgcgtacgtgcatgcatgtgtgtgcatgcatggtgtgcatgtttttatctgttgtttaaaCATGGCTCTGTGTTTCGTACAAATCTGAGCAGGAACACAAATTGTTTATAATGATGTGAATTGAAGATGAAGCAGATGAAGTATATCCGACTGATTAAGGCGAGTTAATGGACAATGATTTTCCATTCATTAAGTCCGGCACATAGCCATCATTAGACTGCAGACAATGGTTCATTAGGAGTTTTAATCAACAACGGGAACATTTTTCACTCTGGTTTGTTCGTGACAAATAATTAGACTAGAAAGAACTCACTCATCCATCATTCAAATGTCAGATTGCATCAACGATGGCTTGCTCCTTCTCTGAATCCGAGGGGTCATTTGATGGATGTTTATCAACCCCATAAGCTTAGCCTACGTCATCTTTTCACAAAGAAATAATAATCGAATCGATGTGGCTCTGACATTGTAAGTACACATAAACATGCAATTGTTGTTTCATTCCTAATCCAGATCAAATGTAGGAATGAAGGATGTCTAGTCCATGCCGCCTCATCTCAGTCTGGAACATGTTCCTCACACAAAAACAGGGCTTTAATCCCCATTTACAACACTCTACCTTGTACCCTCTTAATCTCCCTCGTGTCTACTCGGACATTCCCTCCTGATAGTATTTCAGATGTATGTCCCTTTCTGTTTCATAAACACTTTGGTTCATTCTGCTTTCACAGCATTGTGGGATTTGTCTCTGAGTTCTGAGTCTTCTCCAAAGCACTCAGCCCCACCTCCCTGCTAATCTGGCCACTGCTGAGAGATCGTTGGTTGACTGACaaactgg
This region includes:
- the LOC124469785 gene encoding PDZ domain-containing RING finger protein 4-like — encoded protein: MSNDQDMALSEIELLEIKFDALKGAVGQTVMELKAECGRLAHEVEQVHRSVMAEAAARCTELEAKMLRHMGALERRLSAAERANASKPPFAEVEEPAASSPDREAPPISGDRAPDFLPGTPTRSTPTTPGSPMASRPKRRAPCHQPPTCAPEEKKAEVDLVRTYTDFDAGLGKCVLDHKPAALSSRELFSEVQLAFFALSMKELDIKDTVGLENKASAIIHRGERHNVWPVQPWAPENCRTTFLNYEVELLRLNSQEKLGLTLCYRTDDEEDTAIYVSQVGANSIAGRDGRIREGDRILQINGCDVQDREEAVALLSREDTMSIMLLLTRPETQMEEVWLDQEHRDFLEELKMEILQDQRRGLRDGEEVEEDTTDTATCSSLLQEKDSGLGRLEDSSEQELQLAQVCRRPAQGLRARTRKEHGQGGREETQGGHSFTTAQGRDSELGRHGGGLGVECDRFQQLLELKCQIGNSGECGLFYSRRSTIECSVTEPRGGGAGVEQELRMLNEELRSIELECQSIMQAHQLRQTQKDPPSSPSLSPGRSPRDGLRCHGRLADIREQPGLEKGDSDRVRDKDSSSAYHTADSARSTPLGVEMSPNHSLQRHISLTNQRNLRSTLAPAHTPSHPRLDPSPVISSSPDQSNPSPSESDPAMPADDERCDRKGRSRGGQRAPPYASPYHTAPHPGAASHNKQLQSYMQLLQQSSSLDYSQSQVSLLSLGVCPAPLHRPPRPGEPRLEWRVKVRADGSRYVARRPARDRILRERALRIREERSGGMTTDDDAMSEMKMGRYWSKEERKQQLARAREQRRRRELLQRSLREGPASGAEGRKEVNIVELSHKKMMKRRHRKILDSWMTIQELMSHGARSPAPEGARVHNNFLSVTTV